One window of Oreochromis niloticus isolate F11D_XX linkage group LG23, O_niloticus_UMD_NMBU, whole genome shotgun sequence genomic DNA carries:
- the elovl1b gene encoding elongation of very long chain fatty acids protein 1b: MLQEIQEMGSHAKDIYDFLLSGLDPRIRDYPLMQNPIPMTTILLGYLFFVLYLGPRIMANRKPFQLKEPMIVYNFFLVALSIFIVYEFMMSGWVTTYTWRCDAIDTSNSPQALRMVQVAWLFWFSKIIELMDTVFFVLRKKHGQITFLHIFHHSFMPWTWWWGVGYAPGGMGSFHAMVNSSVHVVMYFYYGLSAAGPRFQKFLWWKKYMTAIQLIQFVLVSLHATQYYFMNSCDYQFPVILHLIWMYGTFFFVLFSNFWFQAYIKGKRLPKQCQNSTAVHTNGKHHENGKYYENGTSNGVKNGSTNGVSHGVTNGIQNGVTKNGTTNGSVHHENGSSYMGKMKKA, translated from the exons ATGCTTCAGGAGATTCAGGAGATGGGCTCACATGCCAAGGATATCTATGATTTCCTTCTGTCGGGACTTG ATCCACGGATCAGAGATTATCCTTTGATGCAGAATCCCATACCCATGACGACAATACTGCTGGGCTACCTGTTCTTTGTACTGTACCTCGGACCTCGCATAATGGCCAATCGCAAACCTTTCCAGCTCAAGGAGCCTATGATAGTTTACAACTTCTTTCTTGTGGCCTTGTCAATATTCATCGTATATGAA tttATGATGTCTGGGTGGGTCACAACATATACTTGGAGATGTGATGCAATTGATACCTCTAACAGTCCTCAAGCACTAAGA ATGGTCCAAGTGGCGTGGCTCTTCTGGTTCTCAAAGATTATTGAGCTGATGGACACA GTCTTCTTTGTGTTGAGGAAAAAGCACGGCCAGATTACCTTCCTACACATCTTCCACCATTCCTTCATGCCCTGGACCTGGTGGTGGGGAGTTGGGTATGCTCCAG GTGGAATGGGATCTTTCCATGCCATGGTAAACTCTTCCGTCCATGTTGTCATGTATTTCTACTATGGCCTTTCTGCTGCTGGACCTCGCTTCCAGAAGTTTTTGTGGTGGAAGAAGTACATGACTGCAATTCAGTTG ATCCAGTTTGTGCTGGTATCTCTCCATGCTACCCAGTATTACTTCATGAACAGCTGTGATTACCAGTTCCCTGTGATCCTCCACCTCATCTGGATGTATGGTACCTTCTTCTTTGTTCTGTTCTCCAACTTCTGGTTCCAGGCTTACATTAAGGGCAAGCGTCTGCCGAAACAGTGTCAGAACAGCACAGCTGTGCACACAAATGGCAAACACCATGAAAATGGCAAATACTATGAGAATGGCACCAGCAACGGTGTGAAAAACGGTTCTACCAATGGTGTATCACACGGGGTTACCAACGGCATCCAAAACGGGGTTACCAAAAACGGCACCACCAATGGCTCTGTCCACCACGAGAATGGCAGCTCCTACATGGGCAAGATGAAGAAGGCCTAG